A single window of Sphingobacterium sp. ML3W DNA harbors:
- a CDS encoding NUDIX hydrolase: MEFYKNDQGILLAVDCIIFGFTGESLEVLLIKRDFEPERNKWSLMGGFVQTNESPEGAASRVLKQLTGLENVYMEQSNVFGEPNREKTNRVVSISYFALIDKNQYTHILNDAYEAHWFPLRDHPDLIFDHNQMISAAQNRLRMKAALYPILFELLPEKFTIPQIAALYEAVYNMELDKRNFSRKLLSSGLIIKLKEKDKENSKKGAYYFKINTEIYKEKIMSFLRYLPSWSIDN, encoded by the coding sequence ATGGAATTTTATAAAAATGACCAAGGAATATTATTAGCAGTGGATTGTATAATATTCGGATTTACAGGCGAATCATTAGAAGTTCTACTCATCAAAAGAGATTTTGAACCAGAACGTAATAAATGGAGTCTGATGGGTGGTTTTGTGCAAACCAATGAAAGCCCTGAAGGAGCCGCCAGCAGAGTATTAAAACAATTAACTGGATTAGAGAATGTTTATATGGAACAGAGTAATGTCTTCGGCGAACCTAATCGAGAAAAAACCAATCGAGTTGTTAGTATAAGTTATTTTGCCTTAATTGATAAAAATCAATATACACATATATTAAACGATGCTTATGAAGCGCATTGGTTTCCACTCCGAGATCATCCAGATTTAATCTTTGATCATAATCAGATGATCAGTGCAGCGCAAAATAGACTTAGGATGAAGGCCGCATTATATCCTATCCTTTTTGAATTACTACCCGAAAAATTCACAATTCCACAAATTGCTGCGCTATACGAAGCAGTCTATAATATGGAATTGGATAAAAGAAATTTTAGCAGAAAACTCCTATCATCGGGATTAATTATCAAATTAAAAGAAAAAGATAAAGAGAATTCAAAAAAAGGAGCTTATTATTTCAAAATAAATACCGAAATCTACAAAGAAAAGATAATGTCTTTCTTACGCTATTTACCAAGTTGGTCAATAGATAATTAA